A genomic stretch from Bacillus sp. E(2018) includes:
- the flgG gene encoding flagellar basal body rod protein FlgG: protein MLRSMYSGISGMKNFQVKLDVIGNNIANVNTYGFKKGRTTFKDLVSQQIAGASAPTGAAGKGGVNPKQVGLGSQLASIDTVHTQGSLQTTGRPLDLGISGDGFFQLQSNGETTYTRSGNFYLDSSGNIVNSDGKYLVGTTTPINIDSTSKSFSIGADGTVSVISATGTLDTSKKIQIAKFDNSEGLEKAGSNEYRASTNSGIPETSLPGTGGAGTLVAGALEMSNVDLSEEFTEMIVAQRGFQANTRIITTSDEILQELVNLKR from the coding sequence ATGTTACGTTCTATGTATTCAGGAATCAGTGGTATGAAAAACTTTCAGGTGAAGCTAGATGTAATCGGTAATAACATCGCAAACGTAAATACGTACGGATTTAAGAAGGGCCGTACGACGTTTAAAGATCTTGTGAGTCAGCAGATTGCTGGGGCTAGTGCTCCGACAGGTGCCGCTGGGAAAGGTGGAGTTAATCCAAAACAAGTAGGGTTAGGATCACAATTGGCTTCGATTGATACTGTTCATACTCAAGGGAGTTTGCAAACAACAGGACGTCCGCTTGACTTAGGAATTTCAGGAGATGGGTTCTTTCAACTACAGTCAAATGGAGAAACAACATATACGAGATCAGGAAATTTTTATTTGGATAGTTCAGGTAATATTGTTAATTCAGATGGTAAATACCTTGTTGGTACAACAACACCGATAAATATTGATAGTACATCTAAAAGCTTTAGTATAGGTGCTGATGGTACTGTAAGTGTTATATCTGCTACAGGGACTTTAGATACTTCGAAGAAAATTCAAATTGCAAAATTCGATAATAGTGAAGGCTTGGAGAAAGCTGGAAGCAACGAATATCGAGCAAGTACAAACTCAGGTATTCCTGAGACATCTCTTCCAGGAACAGGCGGAGCTGGCACATTAGTAGCAGGTGCTCTCGAAATGTCCAACGTGGACTTATCTGAAGAGTTCACGGAGATGATTGTTGCACAGCGTGGTTTCCAAGCGAATACAAGAATCATCACAACATCAGATGAGATCCTTCAAGAACTAGTGAACTTAAAACGTTAA
- the fliM gene encoding flagellar motor switch protein FliM, whose amino-acid sequence MVDVLSQNEIDALLSALSTGEMDAEELKKEESENKVKVYDFKRALRFSKEQIRSLTRLHENFARLLTTYFSAQLRTYVQIGVASVDQLPYEEFIRSVPKMTLLNVFEAHPFEGRILMEVNPNIAYAMLDRVMGGSGAGMNKIENLTEIETRIMNQLFENTLDSFKEAWTSVIELEPFMLDLEVNPQFLQMVSPNETVVVISLNTTIGETSGMINICLPHVVIEPIIPKLSVHHWMQNKKKTRIPGETEFIEQKIKNAFLPFKVELGSSDMSIEEFLNLSIGDCIELDQRINQPLVIKVENNPKFYGQPGKVKKKLAVQIIETIKEDEDQW is encoded by the coding sequence TTGGTTGATGTTTTGTCACAGAACGAAATAGATGCTCTTCTCTCCGCCCTTTCCACAGGAGAGATGGATGCAGAAGAGCTAAAAAAGGAAGAGTCAGAGAATAAGGTTAAAGTTTACGATTTTAAAAGAGCCCTACGTTTTTCAAAAGAGCAGATTCGCAGTTTAACGAGATTGCATGAAAACTTTGCAAGACTCCTAACGACTTACTTTTCAGCCCAGCTTAGAACGTACGTCCAGATCGGTGTTGCGTCTGTTGATCAGCTTCCGTACGAGGAATTCATCCGTTCTGTTCCAAAGATGACGCTGTTGAATGTGTTTGAAGCACATCCGTTTGAAGGACGAATTTTAATGGAAGTTAATCCGAATATCGCATATGCCATGCTTGATCGAGTGATGGGTGGCAGCGGGGCTGGCATGAATAAGATCGAGAATTTAACTGAGATCGAGACGAGAATCATGAATCAGTTATTTGAAAACACACTTGATAGTTTTAAAGAAGCATGGACAAGTGTCATCGAACTGGAGCCGTTCATGCTCGATTTGGAAGTGAATCCACAATTTTTACAAATGGTTTCTCCGAACGAAACGGTAGTCGTGATCTCACTGAATACGACGATTGGTGAAACGAGCGGAATGATTAATATCTGCTTACCACATGTTGTCATAGAACCGATCATTCCGAAGCTTTCTGTTCATCATTGGATGCAGAATAAAAAGAAAACACGAATTCCAGGAGAGACCGAATTTATTGAACAAAAGATTAAGAACGCCTTCTTACCTTTTAAAGTTGAGTTAGGATCTTCAGACATGTCGATCGAGGAGTTTCTGAATTTATCTATCGGTGACTGTATTGAATTAGATCAACGAATTAATCAACCGCTCGTGATAAAAGTGGAAAACAATCCGAAGTTCTATGGTCAACCCGGGAAGGTGAAGAAAAAGTTAGCCGTTCAAATTATCGAAACCATTAAGGAGGATGAGGATCAATGGTAA
- a CDS encoding flagellar FlbD family protein produces MILVTQLNGNTFTLNAIYIEQIQSFPDTTITLTTGKKFVVKESEEEVAQLISEFYRKITLLPLSQKKEGL; encoded by the coding sequence ATGATTTTAGTAACACAACTAAATGGCAATACGTTTACGCTGAATGCGATCTATATCGAACAGATTCAATCTTTTCCAGATACTACGATCACTTTAACTACAGGCAAAAAGTTTGTTGTTAAAGAAAGTGAAGAAGAGGTTGCTCAACTAATCTCAGAGTTTTATAGAAAGATTACGCTATTGCCACTAAGTCAGAAAAAGGAGGGTCTGTAG
- the fliL gene encoding flagellar basal body-associated protein FliL, which produces MGKNKAVTIMMSMLVAICLIGAAGYYGFKQFSPKTEASEPTAEELDKLMVETNEMTTNLADQSYVKIQFKIQADNEDAKHELEKRLFQVNNLIIYEISNKKTEELSGQQGLISLEDKLKTEINKVMQDGKVVRVYTTQKIIQ; this is translated from the coding sequence TTGGGAAAAAATAAAGCGGTAACGATCATGATGTCCATGCTTGTCGCGATCTGTCTTATCGGTGCAGCAGGATATTACGGGTTTAAGCAGTTCTCACCTAAGACCGAAGCTTCTGAGCCTACAGCAGAAGAGCTGGACAAGCTGATGGTCGAAACCAATGAAATGACAACCAATCTTGCAGATCAATCTTATGTGAAGATTCAGTTCAAGATTCAAGCGGATAATGAAGATGCTAAACACGAACTTGAGAAAAGATTGTTCCAAGTGAACAACCTGATCATTTATGAGATCTCGAACAAGAAAACAGAAGAACTTTCAGGCCAACAAGGGCTGATCTCTCTTGAGGACAAACTAAAAACAGAGATTAATAAGGTTATGCAAGATGGGAAAGTAGTCAGAGTCTACACAACTCAAAAGATCATACAATAA